One window from the genome of Nitrospirota bacterium encodes:
- a CDS encoding response regulator has translation MGKRFKRQLRQVDTERVAEQDRTHVAVMFEAVGCGLVLTDRRGTILRVNGESERMFGYTSGELVGQPITHLIPHSASDVMNSFDQAWAGIPVTGIMERGVMQVGRHKNGGVLMVRPTIVHFGDEPEAPLLWSIIDLTAEGWQPSASTDSPHHWESMIDTIDGVVWEADPHTFQFLYVSRKAEALLGYPASYWTQLPTFWIDHVHPLDRDRVVEFYRQHTQAGRSHTMEYRMLAADGRTVWVKDLVVLDRLPSSATRLRGFLVDITEIKQALNAVAVQYEIAMLGAGRSRLEDIAGPILQSMCQHWDWDLGCLWLVDAKAGCLRWETASGLCEDRVRLVTDVQAAWTLRKGEGLAGAAWATKQVEWRTDLAHLPDYAGWSGDERIALCSGVAFPILVQQEPIAIIELFSVARREADDALDTALRGIGIQLGLGLERQQAEERLRTSELRFRQAMETTTDGLWDWNLVTRHAYHSPAWVRMLGLEHHEIPLNNINDWRLRVHPDDRSRFDEILDSLGRPDAPDHFVLEHRLQHRSGRWMWVSMRGRVVERSGDGTPLRVMGITQDLTERIQTEETLRRSAAELEAANAELLKARDEALSAARAKAQFLAMMSHEIRTPMNGVIGMTSVLLETELTEEQRRLVETTKSSGEVALAIINDILDYSKIEAGKLELERIEFDLRLCLEEVTDLFSKQAYGKGLDLALVIEAGVPERVLGDPTRLRQVLLNLIGNAVKFTECGEVVVRVTQETPGGHTPDAVTLRFVVQDTGVGIGRDDQRRLFQVFSQVDVSTTRKYGGTGLGLAIAKRLVELMGGTIDVQSEPGRGSRFWFDVPLFLAPTRTAEPPDRAVTLAGRHVLCVDHHRASRAALVGLLARSEMVPIEASCASEATAILRRAAEAGTPIPLVLMDLHLPDANGYELARVIKTDPALETTKLIALTAVGRQGEAREAREAGFAAYLHKPIRQAALMDCLRLVLGQENRDEASSAPIITRHTLKEAARRHKILLAEDNQVNQLVAVTMLQKLGYAVEVVSDGAQAVEAAQRGGYACVLMDCMMPNLDGYAATGFIRKAETGRPRVPIIALTANALPEDRQRCLDAGMDDFLTKPLRINQLAAVLDRWIPRETTRMPAETWSPESAGRSGGESHMKEGTE, from the coding sequence GTGGGGAAACGATTCAAACGGCAACTCCGGCAGGTCGATACCGAACGCGTAGCGGAACAGGACCGGACTCACGTAGCCGTCATGTTCGAAGCGGTCGGGTGCGGCCTTGTGCTGACCGACCGACGGGGTACGATTTTGCGCGTGAATGGGGAGAGTGAACGCATGTTCGGCTATACCAGCGGAGAGCTGGTCGGGCAACCGATCACGCACCTGATCCCACACTCCGCAAGTGACGTCATGAATTCGTTCGACCAGGCGTGGGCCGGGATCCCGGTGACTGGAATAATGGAACGGGGCGTCATGCAAGTCGGTCGGCACAAAAACGGCGGAGTCCTGATGGTGCGGCCGACCATCGTGCACTTCGGCGACGAACCGGAAGCTCCGCTGCTGTGGTCGATCATCGATCTCACGGCGGAGGGCTGGCAACCGTCGGCCTCGACCGATTCCCCCCATCACTGGGAATCGATGATCGACACCATTGACGGCGTCGTGTGGGAAGCCGACCCTCACACGTTTCAATTTCTGTACGTCAGTCGGAAGGCGGAGGCGTTACTCGGGTATCCGGCCTCGTACTGGACGCAGCTGCCAACGTTTTGGATCGACCATGTCCATCCACTGGACCGCGATCGGGTCGTCGAATTTTACCGGCAGCACACGCAGGCCGGTCGATCCCACACGATGGAGTACCGGATGTTGGCCGCCGATGGTCGCACCGTGTGGGTCAAGGACCTCGTCGTTCTTGACCGGCTGCCGTCAAGCGCCACGAGACTCCGGGGCTTCCTCGTGGATATCACCGAGATTAAGCAGGCGTTAAACGCGGTGGCGGTTCAATACGAGATCGCCATGTTGGGTGCGGGCCGCAGCCGGCTGGAAGACATCGCCGGGCCGATTCTTCAATCAATGTGTCAGCATTGGGACTGGGATCTAGGCTGTCTTTGGCTGGTTGATGCCAAGGCAGGGTGTCTGCGCTGGGAAACCGCCAGCGGCCTCTGCGAAGACCGCGTCCGTCTCGTCACGGACGTCCAGGCTGCCTGGACGCTTCGAAAAGGGGAGGGGCTTGCCGGAGCGGCATGGGCAACCAAGCAGGTCGAATGGCGCACGGACCTCGCGCACCTCCCGGACTACGCCGGCTGGAGTGGGGATGAGCGGATCGCCCTCTGTAGCGGCGTCGCGTTCCCCATACTAGTCCAGCAAGAGCCCATCGCCATCATCGAGCTGTTCAGCGTGGCGAGACGTGAGGCTGATGACGCACTCGACACCGCGCTGCGAGGCATCGGGATACAACTCGGCCTAGGTCTTGAGCGTCAACAGGCCGAGGAGCGGCTGCGAACAAGTGAGCTGCGATTCCGACAGGCGATGGAGACCACGACCGACGGGCTTTGGGACTGGAACCTGGTGACCCGGCATGCCTACCACAGTCCAGCCTGGGTTCGGATGCTCGGTCTGGAACACCATGAGATTCCGCTCAACAACATCAACGACTGGCGCTTGCGGGTGCATCCGGATGACCGATCGCGATTCGATGAGATCCTAGATTCGCTAGGTCGTCCAGACGCACCCGATCACTTCGTGCTCGAACATCGCCTGCAGCATCGGTCCGGTCGCTGGATGTGGGTGTCGATGCGCGGACGAGTGGTGGAGCGAAGTGGAGACGGAACTCCCCTCCGGGTCATGGGCATCACCCAGGATCTCACCGAACGGATACAGACGGAAGAGACGCTGCGGCGCTCCGCTGCCGAGCTGGAAGCGGCCAATGCAGAACTGCTGAAGGCGCGGGATGAGGCGCTGAGCGCCGCGCGAGCGAAGGCTCAATTTCTCGCCATGATGAGCCACGAAATCCGAACCCCGATGAACGGAGTCATCGGGATGACCAGTGTGTTGCTGGAGACCGAGTTAACCGAAGAACAGCGCCGGCTGGTCGAGACAACCAAAAGCAGCGGAGAGGTTGCGCTGGCCATCATCAACGATATTTTGGATTACTCAAAGATCGAGGCTGGCAAACTTGAGCTGGAACGGATCGAATTCGATTTGCGCCTTTGCCTCGAGGAGGTCACGGACCTGTTCTCGAAGCAGGCGTATGGCAAAGGGCTGGATCTGGCGCTCGTGATCGAGGCTGGCGTGCCGGAGCGAGTTCTCGGCGATCCGACGAGACTTCGCCAGGTCCTGCTCAATCTGATCGGCAATGCGGTCAAGTTCACGGAGTGCGGGGAAGTCGTCGTGCGGGTGACGCAGGAGACCCCCGGTGGCCACACCCCCGATGCCGTCACCCTCCGGTTCGTCGTCCAGGATACCGGCGTCGGGATCGGACGCGACGACCAACGGCGGCTGTTTCAGGTCTTCAGCCAAGTCGATGTCTCGACTACGCGGAAGTACGGAGGCACCGGCCTCGGGTTGGCGATTGCCAAGCGGCTGGTCGAGCTGATGGGGGGAACCATTGACGTTCAGAGCGAGCCGGGCCGAGGGAGCCGTTTTTGGTTTGACGTGCCCCTTTTCCTGGCGCCGACCCGAACTGCCGAGCCTCCGGATCGGGCTGTCACACTGGCCGGCCGGCACGTGCTGTGCGTCGATCATCATCGCGCCAGCCGAGCGGCGCTCGTGGGGCTCCTGGCCCGCTCGGAAATGGTGCCGATAGAGGCGAGCTGCGCGTCTGAGGCGACAGCGATCCTCCGGCGGGCGGCGGAAGCTGGTACACCGATCCCGCTCGTGCTGATGGACCTCCACCTCCCGGACGCGAACGGGTATGAATTGGCGAGAGTGATCAAGACGGATCCGGCCTTGGAAACGACCAAGCTGATTGCGCTCACCGCTGTGGGACGACAGGGCGAGGCGCGGGAGGCGCGTGAAGCCGGATTTGCAGCTTACCTCCACAAGCCGATCCGCCAGGCGGCGTTGATGGACTGTCTTCGGCTCGTGCTCGGGCAGGAGAACAGAGACGAGGCGAGCTCGGCGCCGATCATCACTCGGCACACCCTCAAGGAGGCGGCAAGACGACACAAAATCTTATTGGCTGAAGACAACCAGGTGAATCAACTGGTGGCGGTCACGATGCTCCAGAAATTGGGCTATGCCGTCGAGGTCGTTTCGGATGGGGCTCAGGCCGTCGAAGCCGCCCAGCGCGGCGGGTATGCGTGTGTGCTGATGGACTGTATGATGCCGAATCTTGATGGCTATGCGGCAACAGGCTTCATCCGCAAGGCGGAAACCGGGCGGCCCCGCGTGCCGATCATCGCCCTGACGGCCAACGCGCTGCCTGAAGACCGCCAGCGTTGTCTGGATGCGGGCATGGACGATTTTCTCACCAAGCCGCTTAGGATCAACCAGCTCGCGGCCGTGCTGGATCGGTGGATACCACGCGAGACCACACGGATGCCGGCTGAGACCTGGTCTCCTGAGAGTGCGGGCCGGTCTGGTGGGGAGTCCCATATGAAGGAGGGGACAGAATGA
- a CDS encoding Hpt domain-containing protein, giving the protein MNDPVNGYFAAAETMPVWDEAKALAGVDGDRELLMELASVFITQAEADLETLRRAWFQQDADATAKAAHRLKGAVLQFAAARAHGACRRLEEAARCGNLSAAHSFWSETEAEVTALIRALVALRR; this is encoded by the coding sequence ATGAACGATCCAGTGAATGGTTACTTCGCAGCGGCTGAGACGATGCCGGTGTGGGATGAAGCGAAGGCGTTAGCCGGCGTTGACGGGGATCGAGAGTTGTTGATGGAACTGGCGAGCGTGTTCATCACCCAGGCAGAGGCTGACTTGGAGACCTTGCGCCGCGCCTGGTTTCAACAGGATGCGGATGCCACCGCCAAGGCGGCACACCGACTCAAAGGCGCGGTGCTCCAGTTCGCGGCCGCCAGGGCCCATGGGGCCTGCCGGCGGCTTGAAGAAGCGGCTCGCTGCGGGAACTTGTCCGCTGCGCATTCCTTTTGGTCGGAGACGGAGGCGGAAGTGACCGCGCTGATCCGCGCATTAGTGGCGTTGCGACGCTGA
- a CDS encoding ATP-binding protein: MECRGRSVLVMACISCSDTRSCLQEASRDLGFSVVIASDPSVAKATAELTDPDIVVAELTPASVETESWIREWHECRPACPILVVGSLAEERAVLEVLKVGVLEYLTLPVDRAQWRKALEMAKRALPIRIIDLPAMSRVECTIVCEADPSLIEPTVSWVMQNGTAAVAPGRRTHLRAALQELLLNAVEHGSLEILYKEKQEALNRGTYEELIAAKLRDPRIAKRRVTVRCLYDKAQGLIRYQIADEGKGFHWKSLLGRSTEPCEAREANGRGLFLVRSFFPDVAYNERGNEVTLTIPMS; encoded by the coding sequence ATGGAATGCAGGGGGAGGAGTGTGCTGGTGATGGCCTGCATTTCTTGTTCGGATACGCGCAGCTGCCTTCAAGAAGCGTCGCGCGATCTGGGTTTCTCAGTGGTGATCGCCTCCGACCCGTCGGTGGCGAAGGCCACCGCCGAGTTGACGGATCCGGATATCGTCGTTGCCGAGCTGACCCCAGCGAGTGTCGAAACCGAGTCGTGGATTCGAGAATGGCATGAGTGCCGTCCCGCTTGTCCGATTCTCGTCGTCGGGAGCCTAGCCGAAGAGAGGGCGGTCTTGGAGGTGCTCAAGGTGGGGGTGCTGGAGTATCTGACGTTGCCGGTAGACAGGGCGCAGTGGCGCAAGGCACTGGAGATGGCTAAACGCGCGTTACCGATCAGGATCATTGATCTTCCCGCCATGAGTCGAGTGGAATGCACGATCGTCTGCGAAGCGGATCCGTCGCTCATCGAGCCGACGGTGAGTTGGGTCATGCAGAACGGGACGGCCGCCGTCGCGCCAGGCCGGCGAACGCACTTGCGCGCGGCCTTGCAAGAACTGCTATTGAATGCCGTCGAACACGGGAGTCTGGAAATTCTGTACAAAGAAAAGCAAGAGGCGCTGAATCGAGGAACGTATGAGGAGTTGATCGCAGCGAAACTCCGCGATCCGCGGATAGCCAAGCGACGGGTGACCGTGCGATGTCTGTATGACAAGGCGCAAGGTCTGATTCGATACCAGATTGCGGACGAAGGCAAGGGGTTTCACTGGAAGAGCTTGCTTGGCCGTTCAACAGAGCCGTGCGAAGCCCGGGAGGCCAACGGACGAGGGCTTTTTCTTGTCCGGTCGTTTTTCCCCGATGTCGCCTACAACGAGCGCGGGAACGAAGTGACACTGACGATTCCGATGTCGTAA